The following is a genomic window from uncultured Hyphomonas sp..
GTTTCAGCCTCGGCGACGTCGGCGGACTCCTCCGGTGCATCGACGAGGCCCGACTGGACCTCGACCACACGTTCGGAAACCTGCGCTTCCTCGTATTTCAGGCTGATTGCGGTGGGCAGCTTGCGGAGGGCAGCGGCGGTCAGCCGGTCGTCCGCCCGGTCCAGCCTTTCGGCATCTGCGGCGACCATCAGTTCCTTGACGTCCTTGCGTTCCAGCATCTGGGGCGCGGCGAGCAGGAACCCGTGTGCGGCGGCGACATCCCGCTCGCTCAACTCCCGGTCGACAACATCATACCAGAATTCGTAACGGTCTGCCGGGTTGCGCGGCGCGAAGGAGGCGAAGGCCTCATCCATGTTCTTCCGGGTCTGGTCGATGGCCTCGATTCCGGGGGAATCGGAGAAGGCAGAGCCTGAAAAAGCTGCCCCCAGCACCTGTGCTCCGATCACCGGAAGCAGGATGAGCATGGAGTTAAAAACGACAGCCTGCATCCAGCCCGAGGTTTTTTCAGTGCTTTTCCGGCGTCGGGCCATGAACGCTGAAACCGTTGTAAAAGCTGTACGATGGGCGAGTTTTCATAGAGCGCGGGAGGGAAGGAAAGATCAAGTCCCGGCCTGCATATTGCGGTGTATTCCCGGGATCGGACCAGCGCGGGTTGGTCACAATTTCACGACAATTCGGGGTTATTGGCTCACGCGCCTGAAAAAGCGGACGAAATTTACACAGTTTTGCCGATTGCGATGAATCGCCTGCGGCTTTATATCCCGGCCAAGTTTGAATGAGGTGTCCTGCGATGAGTGTCGAAATTGCAGAAGACTATCGCCCCTCGGATGACGAGGAATTCATGAACGAGAAGCAGCTGGTTTACTTCCGCCGGCTGCTCGAGAGCTGGAAAGCCGACATTCTTGACGGCGCCAAGCAGACCATCACGAATCTGCAGGACGAGTCCGGGTCTCTGCCCGATATCGTCGACCGCGCCTCTGCGGAAAGCGACAAGGCGCTGGAACTGCGCACCCGCGACCGCCAGCGCAAGCTGATCTCCAAGATCGACGCGGCGCTCCGCCGGATCGAGGACGGGTCCTACGGTTTCTGTGAAGTGACCGGCGAGCCAATCGGCCTGCGCCGCCTCGAAGCGCGCCCGACCGCAACGCTGAGCCTCGAGGCCCAGGAGCGTCACGAGCGCAAGGAACGCACCCTGCGCGACGACTGAGGGGTCAAAAACCTTATCCCGGAATTATTTGCGGCGGCGTCTCTGATAGAGGCGCCGCCGCTTTTTTTATCATCCCAACGCCACGGCTGATTCATCCCAACGCCACGGCGCTTTATCGTCTCCGCGGCCGCCTGTTCCGCGGTGAATTCACAATGCCACCAAGGTCCAAACGATCTCTTACATCTTGGTAATCAAGGTCTTAAGGCTGAAGCCTAATGTTTAACAGCAAGTGCTGTTTTGTTAGCTTCAATCCTACCCGCCGGGCTGTCAGCCAGGCATTGACCGGGGCGGGGAATTCCAATTCCTAACTGCCCGTTAACCCTCTCCGCTGCAGAAGTAACCATTACGGAAGCGCCGCGCATGAAGTCAGACCTCCCTCTTGCCGCCGATGACGGCTGGGACATGTCACCCCGCCGGGAATCGGCGGTGATGGTCGACATGCCGACTTCGTTCGAGCCGCTTTCATCTGACCGGCCCCTGCCGTCCGCACGCGGCGTGTTGAGCGCGGCCGAGATCGAAGCCCTGCTTCGCCCGGACCTGTCAGACCTGCCTGAGAGCCCGCCAGAGCCAGCGCCGGAGACGATTGAGGACAAGCCCCTGCCGGAGGTCGCGGCGCATGCGCCAGAGCCCGCTGTTGCGGACACCCCGGCCACGGATATTCCGGTTACGGCACGGCGCCTGGCTTCGCGCCTGTCGCTCGCTTTGCGCAAGGGATGCGGCCTGCGCGCAGCGGCTGCGGCCCGTTCGGTCCATGAAGGCGATTTCGACTCCGGCCTCACCGGCAGGATCGCCGGGCAGGGGTCTGCCATCGCCTGTTTCGCCGTCGGCGACGGTGAGGTGGATGCGATGCTGGTCCTGTCGCCGGAACTCGCCAATGCCCTGATTGAAACAGCTTGCGGCGGGAACGCGATGCCGGGGGACTGGTCTCCGCGAGAGCTGACCCCGCTCGACAGCGCGCTGCTGGAAGGCCTCGTCCGGCCGCTTGGTCATGCCATTGCGCCGGGCCTCGGCTTTGCCGGTATGGAAACCGAAGCAGACTTCGCTGCTGCGCTCGCCCGTCCGGGCACGGCAGAAATCATCGACTTCGAGATTCGGGTCGATGGCGGGCGTCATGCTGCGCGCCTGATCCTGTCGAGTGAGATTGCGGAAGCGGCTGCACCGGAAGCGCTCCCGGCGCCTCAGCCTGCTCAGGCGGCAGCGCCAATTGCCGAAGCAGCGCCATCCTCCGTAACCGTCCTTCTGACCGCGCGGGTCGCCTCTCTCAGCGTGCCGCTTTCGCGCCTGTCTGACCTGACGGCCGGGTCCACGCTGCTACTCGGCGTACCGG
Proteins encoded in this region:
- a CDS encoding FliM/FliN family flagellar motor switch protein codes for the protein MKSDLPLAADDGWDMSPRRESAVMVDMPTSFEPLSSDRPLPSARGVLSAAEIEALLRPDLSDLPESPPEPAPETIEDKPLPEVAAHAPEPAVADTPATDIPVTARRLASRLSLALRKGCGLRAAAAARSVHEGDFDSGLTGRIAGQGSAIACFAVGDGEVDAMLVLSPELANALIETACGGNAMPGDWSPRELTPLDSALLEGLVRPLGHAIAPGLGFAGMETEADFAAALARPGTAEIIDFEIRVDGGRHAARLILSSEIAEAAAPEALPAPQPAQAAAPIAEAAPSSVTVLLTARVASLSVPLSRLSDLTAGSTLLLGVPADQPVELLSGGRDGPVVAEAQIGRKGNKMALRISRRVPGFR
- the dksA gene encoding RNA polymerase-binding protein DksA, with the translated sequence MSVEIAEDYRPSDDEEFMNEKQLVYFRRLLESWKADILDGAKQTITNLQDESGSLPDIVDRASAESDKALELRTRDRQRKLISKIDAALRRIEDGSYGFCEVTGEPIGLRRLEARPTATLSLEAQERHERKERTLRDD